The Desulfomicrobium macestii genome has a window encoding:
- a CDS encoding sel1 repeat family protein has protein sequence MTETLAMKKAAMKYFIISFAMLACHLSLMLTAHATPAEQAKFFYEEASGPADEELSTDVEFIRYAYKTTLSATGNGLNAFEKQRELRNLIEKGLAGDIHALAMAAVLPHVDPEFSEGIDVSSIEAWLIRHLGEGEGHWLLGMFYLHWLSGFPPLSHAPVYVNGPKHFRKSALAGNRKSMMFISDYSFKGDDFTPLPGQEIKNPMPDYIAKGEREKWYWVVRAAELGDAWANYFAGAAYARDRAERPLDESCQMTVHYWDQSIRNGDADTGAMLVFLYEDGQERRDDMYLAIKQDCKKAFFYSALMARLENNGEFSTNRNISSTGANAEIYAQKFLKGIPKINFVPCMTQSEYEAALKESKIAYDEFKARQAEEKAAQQALYDKAREALPELRAELPAVGVKMGDGQ, from the coding sequence ATGACGGAAACTCTAGCAATGAAGAAAGCGGCGATGAAATATTTCATCATCTCCTTCGCAATGCTTGCCTGCCATCTCTCTCTTATGCTCACGGCGCACGCCACCCCGGCCGAGCAGGCAAAGTTCTTTTACGAGGAAGCTTCGGGACCTGCCGATGAGGAACTGTCCACTGATGTAGAGTTCATTCGGTATGCTTATAAAACAACGCTATCGGCCACCGGAAATGGTTTAAACGCATTCGAAAAACAGAGAGAACTTCGTAACCTCATCGAAAAAGGGCTCGCAGGCGACATCCACGCCCTGGCCATGGCCGCTGTCCTTCCGCACGTGGACCCGGAGTTCTCTGAAGGTATCGATGTTTCATCCATAGAAGCGTGGCTCATCCGACATCTTGGCGAGGGCGAGGGCCACTGGCTTTTAGGCATGTTCTACCTGCACTGGCTCTCCGGCTTTCCTCCCCTGAGTCATGCACCGGTGTACGTGAACGGCCCGAAGCATTTCCGCAAAAGCGCTCTGGCGGGAAACCGCAAGAGCATGATGTTCATCAGCGACTACTCTTTCAAGGGAGACGACTTCACACCCCTGCCAGGGCAAGAAATCAAAAACCCCATGCCTGATTACATCGCCAAGGGTGAAAGGGAGAAATGGTACTGGGTGGTCCGTGCAGCGGAACTCGGAGATGCGTGGGCGAATTATTTCGCAGGGGCTGCGTATGCAAGAGACCGCGCTGAGCGCCCTTTGGATGAATCATGTCAAATGACTGTGCATTATTGGGATCAATCCATAAGGAATGGCGACGCTGATACTGGAGCAATGTTGGTATTCCTTTATGAGGACGGCCAAGAGCGTAGAGATGATATGTACTTAGCCATCAAACAAGACTGTAAAAAAGCTTTTTTTTATTCTGCGTTGATGGCCAGACTTGAAAATAATGGCGAGTTTTCAACAAACCGAAATATTTCTTCGACAGGAGCAAATGCCGAAATCTATGCCCAAAAATTCCTCAAAGGCATCCCCAAAATCAACTTCGTCCCCTGCATGACCCAGTCCGAATACGAAGCCGCCCTCAAGGAAAGCAAGATCGCCTACGACGAGTTCAAGGCCCGGCAGGCCGAGGAAAAAGCGGCCCAGCAGGCCCTCTACGACAAGGCCCGGGAAGCCCTGCCTGAGCTTAGGGCTGAACTTCCGGCCGTGGGCGTGAAAATGGGTGACGGGCAGTAG